From the genome of SAR202 cluster bacterium:
CTGGTCGACGGAGTCCAGGATAGGCTGCTGCTCCGGCTCAAGAACGCCGAAGAAGCCCAGGATCCGCTCCAGGGCCTCTTCGACGCTCAGCATCGACTCGTGATGGTGGCTATGACCGTGCTGGTTCAGCGCTGTTGCTCCACGCTATTTTCGCTTCTTATAAACACTTTGCCTGTGTTCGATGCGGTATACGCGAACCGTCATTGTCCCCACATCGATCGTGTAAAGAATTCGATAGTCCCCGACGCGCACCCTCCAACCGTTCTCCGTCTTGCCGTGGAGTTTCAAGGCTCCAACTGGACGCGGCTCCTCTTTCATCCGCGAAAGAGCAGCGTCGACCCTGTGGATCATTGACGACGGCAAGCCCAGCAAGTCGCGCTCGGCTGCTCGGCTGAGCTCGACGTTGAAAGTCAAAGGCGACCTGCCTGCTTCAACTCCTCACGAATGGTGCTGTAATCCCTGAACTCCGTTTCCGTCCTGACGGCCTTATCCAGCACCAGCGCATCTTCAAGGTCTTCAATGCGCCGCACCATGTCCTCATATTCTGAGATACTCAGCAACACACTCTTCGTCTTGCCTTTGGCATCAACCAGATACTGGCGTGTGCTCTTTCCCATTGCACTTACCTTCCTGATCTACTTATCCCCTCAACTCCGCTCCGAGCTCCTTCTGGAGCTGCCTCAGCAGGCCTGCCACCGTCTTGTCCACCAGGTCAGACGTCAGTGTAGCAATCTCCGACTGGAAGACGATACGGAAGGCTATGGACTTCTTGCCATCCGGAACGCCCTTGCCGGTGTAAACGTCAAAGGGCGCGCTGCGCTTGACGAGCTTGTGGCGGTCGATGATCGCCTGTATCTTCGCCGCGGGGACGGCGACGTCCACGATGATCGCCATGTCGCGGTCCGCCTCGGGGAAGCGGCTCAAGCCGGAGAAGATGTCCCTTGAGCCCTTTACCGCTACGAACAGCTCCGACATATCGATCTCGAACATGGTCACGGGAAGCTGGCCCAGGTCCAACTGGTCGAGCATGCTCGGGTGCAGTTCGCCGAGGATTCCCACCGGCTTGCCCTTCAGGAGGACCCGCGCAGTCTTGCCCGGGTGAGTGATGGCGTCCGTGGCGGGCTCGAAGGTCGCCTGCGCCTTCAGCGATTCGAATACCGCCTCCAGCACGCCCTTGCCGTCGTAGAAGTCCATGTTCTGCTCGGTAGCGCGCCAGCTTGTTGAAAAGCGCGGCCCGGACAGGACGCCAACCAGCATTTCGCGCTCGTCCGGAAGGTCGCGCTCCTTCGCCTCGGCCTTCGGGATGTAGACACGCCCGATTTCGAACAGGCGCAGCCCCTCGCGCTGGGAGACGCGCCTGTTTCCGGCGAGCGCGCCCAGGACCGAGCCGCGCAGGCTGGTGCGCATATACGCCTGGTCCTTGCTCATCGGGTTGAATATCTTCACCGGCTCAGGGCCGCCGTTCATAGCGCCGACCTTCCTGAGCGTCTCCATGTCCGTTGTGGGGTACGTGACCACCTCCTGCAAGCCGGCGGCGACCATCAGGTCCTTCACGCGCTCGCGCAGGTCGCGGTCCGGCCGGCCCACGTGCTGAGGTATCGGCGTCGAGAGCATCTTCGTGGGCACGGTGTCGTAGCCGGTGACGCGCGCCACCTCCTCTACGATGTCCTCTTCTATATTGATGTCCGCTCGCCAGTAGGGCGGCTTCAGGTGGAGCACGTCCGACTTTCCGACCGGCCGCACTCCGACTTCGAAGCCGAGAGAGGTCAGGACGCGCTCTACGTGTTCGGCCGAGTAGTCCACACCGAGCACGCGACGGATCTTGTCCATGCTCAGGCGGTGCATCGCAGGCTCTCGCCTGCCGGGATAGACGTCGATTACGCCCTTCGCGGCCTGCCCGCCCGCAACCTCCAGTATCAGCTTCATAGCCCGGGCCAGCGCCAGCGGGACCATTTCCGCGCGGACACCACGTTCAAAGCGATAGGACGCGTCTGTGCGCAGGCCGAGCGCCGCCGCGGTCTTGCGCGTGTTGATCGGGTGGAAACTGGCCGACTCCAGGATGATGGCCGCCGTCTGCTCGGTCACACCGCTGTCCTTGCCGCCCATCACACCCGCGAGCGCAATTGCGTCCTTCGAGTCGGCTATCACCAGCATCGGCGGCTTCAGGGTGCGCTCCACGCCGTCAAGCGTTGTAAACTTCTCGCCCGAGCGAGCCGGCCGCACAACTACAGTCTTGTCCTTCACCTTCGAGAGGTCGAAGGCGTGCAGCGGCTGGCCGTGCTCCAGCATTACGTAGTTAGTCACGTCCACGACGTTGTTAATCGAGCGCTGGCCGGCCTTCTCGAGCACGTCCACAAGCCACTTCGGCGACGGGCCAACCTTCACGTCCGTGATGAGCCCTGCGGCGTACCGGGAGCACAGGGATGCATCGTCTATGACGACTTTGACCTCGCCGGATATCGCCAGCCCGGTGGCCGGGTAGTCCCGGTTGGGCTCTGTGACCTTCTGGCCGGAGAAAGCCGCCACCTCGCGGGCGATGCCCAGAATGGAGAGGCAGTCCGGCCTGTTCGGCGTGACAGCCGCCTCCATCACTACGTCGCCCAGGTAGTCCTTCACGGGCACACCGATGGGCGCTTCGGGATCGAGCACCATAATGCCGGGAGACTCCTCCGCAAGGCCAAGCTCCCGCTCGGAGCAGACCATGCCGGCGGAGACCACGCCGCGTATGGTGGAAGCCTTCAGCGGCTCCACCTTGTTCGTCTTGTTGCTCAGGAGCATTGCCCCTTCCCTGGCGAAGACGATCTTCTGGCCCACGGCGAGGTTCGGCCCGCCGCAGACAACTTTGACGGTCTCACCGTTGCCCAGATCGACCGTGGGCAGGCGGAGGCGGTCGGCGTTGGGGTGGGGCTCCACAGCGAGCACGTGGCCCACAACCAGCTTGTCCCGGTCCCAGGTCGCGCCGATCTCCTCGACGGAGTCGACCTCGATGCCGTTCATCGTCAGCCGGTGCGCCAGGTCCTTCGGCGCCATGGTCACCGGCACATACTGCTTCAACCAGGAAATGGGTACTTTCATTGGAACCTCAGAGAGGGATAACGCATAGTCGTCTCCTGTAGCCCGCGCGATTCATCGCGCCCGTCCTGGTCACCGGTACTGACCGTAAGCGACCCAGGCCCCGATGGAATCGGGGCAGGCTACAACATC
Proteins encoded in this window:
- a CDS encoding type II toxin-antitoxin system RelE/ParE family toxin, whose translation is MTFNVELSRAAERDLLGLPSSMIHRVDAALSRMKEEPRPVGALKLHGKTENGWRVRVGDYRILYTIDVGTMTVRVYRIEHRQSVYKKRK
- a CDS encoding phenylalanine--tRNA ligase subunit beta; translation: MKVPISWLKQYVPVTMAPKDLAHRLTMNGIEVDSVEEIGATWDRDKLVVGHVLAVEPHPNADRLRLPTVDLGNGETVKVVCGGPNLAVGQKIVFAREGAMLLSNKTNKVEPLKASTIRGVVSAGMVCSERELGLAEESPGIMVLDPEAPIGVPVKDYLGDVVMEAAVTPNRPDCLSILGIAREVAAFSGQKVTEPNRDYPATGLAISGEVKVVIDDASLCSRYAAGLITDVKVGPSPKWLVDVLEKAGQRSINNVVDVTNYVMLEHGQPLHAFDLSKVKDKTVVVRPARSGEKFTTLDGVERTLKPPMLVIADSKDAIALAGVMGGKDSGVTEQTAAIILESASFHPINTRKTAAALGLRTDASYRFERGVRAEMVPLALARAMKLILEVAGGQAAKGVIDVYPGRREPAMHRLSMDKIRRVLGVDYSAEHVERVLTSLGFEVGVRPVGKSDVLHLKPPYWRADINIEEDIVEEVARVTGYDTVPTKMLSTPIPQHVGRPDRDLRERVKDLMVAAGLQEVVTYPTTDMETLRKVGAMNGGPEPVKIFNPMSKDQAYMRTSLRGSVLGALAGNRRVSQREGLRLFEIGRVYIPKAEAKERDLPDEREMLVGVLSGPRFSTSWRATEQNMDFYDGKGVLEAVFESLKAQATFEPATDAITHPGKTARVLLKGKPVGILGELHPSMLDQLDLGQLPVTMFEIDMSELFVAVKGSRDIFSGLSRFPEADRDMAIIVDVAVPAAKIQAIIDRHKLVKRSAPFDVYTGKGVPDGKKSIAFRIVFQSEIATLTSDLVDKTVAGLLRQLQKELGAELRG